In a single window of the Nicotiana tomentosiformis chromosome 8, ASM39032v3, whole genome shotgun sequence genome:
- the LOC104087966 gene encoding uncharacterized protein isoform X1: MMCSPMIQKDIINACAKETIKVIIEDLDGNFFGILVDESKDISHKEQMTFVLRYVNKEGEVIERFVGIIHVNDTSAQSLKKKIDSFLLYHSLSSSQIRRKDYDGASNMQGELRGLKTLIMNETPLAHCIHYFAHQLQLTLVALVVKHSDVNDFFCIVTNVLNIVGASFKRRDLLRQYQAEKLEELLISGEVYTGRGLNQERGLQRPVLMMTNDLSSSLQRMDQDIVNSMGLLTHTKQRLQTTRNSEFESLMVDVSSFCDKHEILIPKMDARYFPGKSKRRALDVTYSHHLHFEIFNDVIDLHLQELNSHFDDVSTDLLLSMASLNPLNSFGNFDKNRIMKLAEYYLNEFDSNKLRDLSCQLDSFIVYARSRDKRFFNMKGIGDISKVLVKSDLHQTWPLVYLLIKLTLILTVATASVERAFSSMNYIKHEFRNNIGDEFLNSCLVCYVEHKIFSTVNNDAIIHRFQHMKSRRSQL, translated from the exons atgatgtgttcCCCAATGATTCAAAAAGATATTATTAATGCTTGTGCCAAAGAAACAATCAAAGTTATCATTGAAGACTTAGATGGAAATTTTTTCGGGATACTAGTTGATGAATCAAAGGATATATCACACAAGGAACAAATGACATTTGTTTTGAGATATGTTAACAAAGAAGGTGAAGTAATTGAGAGATTTGTTGGTATTATTCATGTTAATGATACATCTGCTCAATCATTGAAGAAGAAAATCGACTCTTTTCTTTTGTATCACTCATTAAGTTCATCCCAAATACGTAGGAAAGATTATGATGGAGCTAGTAACATGCAAGGAGAGCTACGTGGTCTTAAGACTTTGATTATGAATGAAACTCCATTGGCTCATTGCATTCATTATTTTGCCCACCAATTGCAATTAACACTTGTGGCTCTTGTAGTGAAGCATTCAGATGTGAATGACTTTTTCTGTATAGTTACTAATGTGTTAAATATTGTTGGAGCATCTTTTAAGCGCAGGGATTTGCTTCGACAATATCAAGCTGAAAAATTAGAGGAGTTGCTCATATCAGGTGAAGTGTATACTGGGCGAGGATTAAATCAAGAACGTGGGCTTCAACGACCAG TTCTAATGATGACAAATGATTTGAGCTCCTCATTACAAAGGATGGATCAAGATATTGTCAATTCTATGGGACTCCTCACTCATACGAAGCAAAGATTACAAACGACGAGGAATAGTGAATTTGAATCATTAATGGTTGATGTCTCTTCCTTCTGTGATAAACATGAGATACTGATCCCGAAGATGGACGCTCGCTATTTTCCTGGGAAGTCAAAGCGTAGAGCTCTTGATGTTACATACTCTCATCATTTGCATTTTGAGATATTTAATGATGTTATTGATTTGCATCTTCAAGAGCTTAACAGTCATTTCGATGATGTGAGTACCGACTTACTTCTCAGTATGGCTAGTTTAAATCCACTTAATTCATTTGGTAATTTTGATAAGAACAGGATAATGAAATTGGCTGAATATTATCTGAATGAATTTGACAGCAACAAGCTCCGGGATCTTAGTTGCCAACTTGACAGTTTTATAGTTTATGCTCGTAGTCGTGACAAGAGGTTCTTCAACATGAAGGGAATTGGTGACATTTCTAAAGTGTTGGTTAAGTCAGATCTGCATCAAACTTGGCCACTTGTGTATTTACTTATCAAGTTGACTCTCATTCTTACTGTTGCTACTGCTTCTGTGGAACGAGCTTTCTCATCCATGAACTACATAAAACATGAGTTTCGCAATAACATAGGTGATGAATTTTTAAATAGTTGTTTAGTGTGCTATGTAGAGCATAAGATATTCTCAACTGTGAACAATGATGCCATTATTCATCGTTTTCAGCATATGAAAAGTCGTCGATCACAGTTGTGA
- the LOC104087966 gene encoding uncharacterized protein isoform X2, whose protein sequence is MMCSPMIQKDIINACAKETIKVIIEDLDGNFFGILVDESKDISHKEQMTFVLRYVNKEGEVIERFVGIIHVNDTSAQSLKKKIDSFLLYHSLSSSQIRRKDYDGASNMQGELRGLKTLIMNETPLAHCIHYFAHQLQLTLVALVVKHSDVNDFFCIVTNVLNIVGASFKRRDLLRQYQAEKLEELLISGEVYTGRGLNQERGLQRPVLMMTNDLSSSLQRMDQDIVNSMGLLTHTKQRLQTTRNSEFESLMVDVSSFCDKHEILIPKMDARYFPGKSKRRALDVTYSHHLHFEIFNDVIDLHLQELNSHFDDQQAPGS, encoded by the exons atgatgtgttcCCCAATGATTCAAAAAGATATTATTAATGCTTGTGCCAAAGAAACAATCAAAGTTATCATTGAAGACTTAGATGGAAATTTTTTCGGGATACTAGTTGATGAATCAAAGGATATATCACACAAGGAACAAATGACATTTGTTTTGAGATATGTTAACAAAGAAGGTGAAGTAATTGAGAGATTTGTTGGTATTATTCATGTTAATGATACATCTGCTCAATCATTGAAGAAGAAAATCGACTCTTTTCTTTTGTATCACTCATTAAGTTCATCCCAAATACGTAGGAAAGATTATGATGGAGCTAGTAACATGCAAGGAGAGCTACGTGGTCTTAAGACTTTGATTATGAATGAAACTCCATTGGCTCATTGCATTCATTATTTTGCCCACCAATTGCAATTAACACTTGTGGCTCTTGTAGTGAAGCATTCAGATGTGAATGACTTTTTCTGTATAGTTACTAATGTGTTAAATATTGTTGGAGCATCTTTTAAGCGCAGGGATTTGCTTCGACAATATCAAGCTGAAAAATTAGAGGAGTTGCTCATATCAGGTGAAGTGTATACTGGGCGAGGATTAAATCAAGAACGTGGGCTTCAACGACCAG TTCTAATGATGACAAATGATTTGAGCTCCTCATTACAAAGGATGGATCAAGATATTGTCAATTCTATGGGACTCCTCACTCATACGAAGCAAAGATTACAAACGACGAGGAATAGTGAATTTGAATCATTAATGGTTGATGTCTCTTCCTTCTGTGATAAACATGAGATACTGATCCCGAAGATGGACGCTCGCTATTTTCCTGGGAAGTCAAAGCGTAGAGCTCTTGATGTTACATACTCTCATCATTTGCATTTTGAGATATTTAATGATGTTATTGATTTGCATCTTCAAGAGCTTAACAGTCATTTCGATGAT CAACAAGCTCCGGGATCTTAG